GGCCCAGAGCGAGGACAGCGACGTGGCCGGCAAGGTCGGCGTGGTCAAGCTGCCCCATGGCGCCGACGGCGGCAGCGCCGCGGCTTCGGGCGGCGAAAACCAGAGCGCCGCGACCCTGGGCGGCTGGAACCTGGCGGTCTCCAAGTACACCGAGTCCCCCGAGGTTGCCGCCGACCTGGTGGCCTTCCTGACCGGCGAGGCCGAGCAGAAGCGTCGCGCCATCGAAGGGGCCTACAACCCGACCATTGCCAGCCTCTATCAAGACGAGCAGGTACTGGCGGCCGTGCCCTTCTTCGGCACCCTCTACGACACCTTCACTAACGCCGTGGCGCGGCCCTCCGCTCCCACCGGCGACAACTACGGCCGCGTCAGCAACAGCTTCTTCAACGCCACCCACAGCGTGCTGTCCGGCGATCTGAGCGGCGCCGAGGCGGTATCTCAGCTGGATAGCGAACTGTCGCGCATCAAGCGCCGTCGCTGGTAACCGGAGGCCGACATGTCCATCCCTGCAACCGACAGCGCCCCTCAGCTGGGGCGCACCACCAAGGCGGGTTATCGGGGCACGAAGGTGCGCCGCCAGCGGGTGCGCGCCGCTTGGCTGTTCCTGATCCCGATGCTGATCACCCTGGCGATGGTGGCCGGCTGGCCACTGGCGCGAACCTTCTACTTCAGCTTCACCGACGCTTCGCTTTCGGACACCGCCGGCGCCGCCTGGATCGGCATCGAGAACTACCTGGTCTTCGATGATGGCAACTGGTACGGCATCCTCACCGACCCGGTGTGGTGGCAGTCGGTGTGGAACACCCTGTTCTTCTCGGTGGTGTCGGTGTCACTGGAGGTGGTCTTCGGCATCATCGTTGCCCTGCTGCTCAACGCCGAGTTCAAGGGCCGCATGCTGGTGCGCGCCGCGGTGCTGATTCCCTGGGCCATCCCCACCATCGTCTCGGCCAAGATGTGGGCCTGGATGCTCAACGACCAGTTCGGGATCATCAACCATCTGTTGATGACCCTGGGCCTGATCGATGCACCCCTGGCCTGGACCGCCGACGCCGACCTGTCGATGTGGGCCGTGATCATGGTCGATGTCTGGAAGACCATTCCCTTCGTCGCCCTGCTGGTACTGGCCGCCCTGCAGATGCTGCCCAAGGACTGCTATGAGGCCGCCGAGGTCGACGGCATCCATCCGGTCAAGGTGTTCTTCCGCGTCACCCTGCCGCTGATCACCCCGGCCCTGCTGGTCGCCGTGATCTTCCGCCTGCTCGACGCCCTGCGCGTGTTCGACGTCATCTACGTGCTGACCTCGAACTCCACCAACACCATGACCATGTCGATCTACGCCCGCCAGCAGCTGGTCGAGTTCCAGGACGTGGGCTACGGCAGCGCCGCCTCGACCCTGCTGTTCCTGATCATCGCACTGGTGACCATCCTCTATCTGTATCTGGGCCGCCGCCAGCTGGGAGTCGACGAATGAACCGTTATCAGCAGATCAAGCTCGCCAAACAGGTCGGCAAATGGGCCCTGATCGCGGTGATCATGGTCTACGCCATCTTCCCCTTCTATTACGCCGTGATCACCTCGCTGAAGCCCTCGAGCGAGCTATTCCAGGTCGATTACTGGCTGTCCTCGGTGGACTTCAGCAACTATGCGCAGATCTTCTCCCAGAAGAGCTTCGTGCAAGCCATCGGTAACTCGATCCTGGTCGCCATCAGCGTGGTGTTCATCGCCCTGCTGCTCGGCATCACCGCCTCCTACGCGCTGGGTCGGGTGCGCTTTCGCGGCCGCACCACGGTGATGCTGGTGGTCCTCGGCGTCTCCATGTTCCCCCAGGTCGCGGTGCTCTCGGGGCTGTTCGAGGTCATTCGCACCCTGAACCTGTACAACAGCCCCGGCGGCCTGATCCTGAGCTACACCATCTTCACCCTGCCGTTCACCGTCTGGGTGCTGACCACCTTCATGCGTCAGCTGCCGATGGAGCTCGAGGAAGCCGCCATCATGGACGGCGCCACCCCCTGGGTGACCATCACCAAGGTGTTCCTGCCGCTGATGTGGCCGGCCATGGCCACCACCGGCCTCTTGGCCTTCATCGCCGCCTGGAACGAGTTCCTGTTCGCCCTGACCTTCACCCTCACCGACAGCCAGCGCACCGTGCCGGTGGCCATCGCACTGATCTCCGGCGGCAGCCAGCACGAGCTGCCCTGGGGGCCGATCATGGCCGCCTCGGTCACCGTCACCGTGCCGCTGGTCATCCTGGTGATGATCTTCCAGCGCCGCATCGTCTCCGGCCTCACCGCCGGCGCCGTCAAGGGATAAGCCTCATGTCATCAATGGAATCCAAGATGCAAGATACAACCTTCTGGTGGCGCGGTGGCGTCATCTACCAGATCTACCCGCGCAGCTTTCTAGACAGCAACGGCGACGGCATCGGCGATCTGCCGGGCATCACCGACAAGCTCGACTATGTGGCGTCGCTGGGCGTCGACGGCATCTGGCTGTCGCCCTTCTTTACTTCGCCGATGCTCGACTTCGGCTACGACATCAGCGACTACCGCGATGTCGACCCGATGTTCGGCACCCTCGAGGACTTCAAGACGCTGCTCGAGCGCGCCCATGCACTGGGCCTCAAGGTGATGATCGACCAGGTGATCAGTCACACCTCCGATCAGCATCCCTGGTTCCAGGAGAGCCGTCAGGATCGCACCAATGACAAGGCGGACTGGTTCGTGTGGGCCGACCCCAAGCCCGATGGCACGCCACCGAACAACTGGCTGTCGATCTTCGGCGGCTCGGCCTGGACCTTCGATTCACGCCGCCAGCAGTACTACCTGCACAACTTCCTGGAAAGCCAGCCGGACGTGAACTTCCACAACCCGCAGGCGCGTCAGGCCCAGCTCGACAACATGCGCTTCTGGCTCGAGCTCGGCGTCGACGGCTTTCGTCTCGACACGGTCAACTTCTACTTCCACGACCTCGAGCTGCGTGACAACCCGCCGGTACCGGCGGGCGAGGCCAAGACCCTGGGAGCGCC
The genomic region above belongs to Halomonas sp. YLGW01 and contains:
- a CDS encoding carbohydrate ABC transporter permease; the encoded protein is MNRYQQIKLAKQVGKWALIAVIMVYAIFPFYYAVITSLKPSSELFQVDYWLSSVDFSNYAQIFSQKSFVQAIGNSILVAISVVFIALLLGITASYALGRVRFRGRTTVMLVVLGVSMFPQVAVLSGLFEVIRTLNLYNSPGGLILSYTIFTLPFTVWVLTTFMRQLPMELEEAAIMDGATPWVTITKVFLPLMWPAMATTGLLAFIAAWNEFLFALTFTLTDSQRTVPVAIALISGGSQHELPWGPIMAASVTVTVPLVILVMIFQRRIVSGLTAGAVKG
- a CDS encoding sugar ABC transporter permease codes for the protein MSIPATDSAPQLGRTTKAGYRGTKVRRQRVRAAWLFLIPMLITLAMVAGWPLARTFYFSFTDASLSDTAGAAWIGIENYLVFDDGNWYGILTDPVWWQSVWNTLFFSVVSVSLEVVFGIIVALLLNAEFKGRMLVRAAVLIPWAIPTIVSAKMWAWMLNDQFGIINHLLMTLGLIDAPLAWTADADLSMWAVIMVDVWKTIPFVALLVLAALQMLPKDCYEAAEVDGIHPVKVFFRVTLPLITPALLVAVIFRLLDALRVFDVIYVLTSNSTNTMTMSIYARQQLVEFQDVGYGSAASTLLFLIIALVTILYLYLGRRQLGVDE